One window of Penaeus chinensis breed Huanghai No. 1 chromosome 3, ASM1920278v2, whole genome shotgun sequence genomic DNA carries:
- the LOC125044587 gene encoding uncharacterized protein LOC125044587 gives MLLAGVLACMLLAGNSGADKLQQGQEGPSNLEKTELREKLIFYRTSTTVTFNVISTFTTVIPLTCYKSNTNACQGRKLRRMKSTSGDFDKLLNKATLDSSVTEELTPEKETVDLGDNPKFLTVWKSTTTTYTVTTTSYNRGLTVSASAYCTYTGFSGPIC, from the exons ATGTTACTGGCAGGAGTCCTCGCGTGCATGTTGCTTGCCGGCAACAGCGGCGCCGATAAGTTGCAGCAGGGGCAGGAAGGCCCATCAAATCTCGAGAAAACTG AACTAAGGGAAAAACTGATCTTCTACAGGACCTCAACCACCGTTACTTTCAACGTTATCTCAACCTTCACAACCGTCATTCCCTTGACCTGTTACAAGA GTAATACTAATGCATGCCAAGGGAGAAAACTTCGCCGCATGAAAAGCACCAGCGGTGACTTTGATAAGCTTCTCAACAAGGCTACACTGGACAGCTCTGTTACAGAGGAACTGACACCTGAGAAAGAAACAGTCGATCTTGGAGACAACCCTAAGTTCCTGACAGTATGGAAAAGCACCACCACTACTTATACTGTCACTACCACTTCATACAACAGAGGTTTAactgtctctgcttctgcttaCTGCACTTATACAGGTTTCAGTGGACCAATTTGCTGA